The region GGGGTGGGCTTCGCGGAACGCCTTGAACTTGTCGGGCGGGCACGAATCCTCGAGGCTGCAGCCGGCGTCCATGTCTGGCAGGACCACGATCTTGTCAGGCGACAGGATCTTGGCGGTATCGGCCATGAACTTGACGCCGCAGAACGCGATGACGTCGGCATCGGTTTCAGCGGCCTTGCGCGAAAGCTCGAGGCTGTCGCCCACGAAATCGGCAATGTCCTGAATTTCCGGGCGCTGGTAATAGTGCCCGAGGATCACCGCGTTGCGCTCCTTGCGCAAACGGTCGATCTCGGCGCGCAGGTCGAGGCCGGAAAGGTTCAGGGGCTGGGCAGTCATCGTGTCACATCCTCCCGCCCGCTTGGGCGTGCGGGCGAGAGGCGGACTTAGGGACCTCAACCCGCCGCGGCAATACCTTCTGCCAGCGAAACGAACGGCGGGAACACGGCAAGGCCCATGACCACGCCGAACAGGACCACCACGGCCAGTGCGCTGAAGCGGGTGGCGGGATGCACCGATCCGGTCTCGCGCAGGTCATGCATGGCGATCAGGCCCACGGCAAAGAGCTGGAAGGCGCCCTCGACAATTGGCGTCAGCGTTGGCCCGAGGATCGGCGCGGGCACGAGCCGGCCGATGGCAGGTTCGAGGATCAGGATCATCGCGCCCATCATCAGGCGGCGATGCCACTGGGTTTCGCGCCGCATGGCGATCGCGGCGATGACCATCGCGGCGAACAGTGCGGTGCCGATGTGCGTCAGCGCCAGGAAATAGGCATTGCTGAAGAATGGCGGCACGCGATGCAGTTCGATCGCCATGCGGCCGGTGAACATGCCAAGTCCGGCGATGAACAGGACGAGCGCCAGCGACACCCAGCCGAGCTTGCGGTGCAGCGCGATGTTGCCGGTGAGCGCCAGCTGGTTCTGCAGCACGAACATGCCGAGCCATGACAGCATCGCCACGCCGTGGAGATGGACCCAGACCGGTGCGGTGGACGGCGAGGCCATCCCGCGCAGGGCCCACTGGCCGAACGCGAAGACGACGAACACCGCCATGCCGATGGCCATGCGGGTGAAAAAGCGCTGATCGCGCGAGTACGGATAAACGGTATTGATTGCGGCGGTTGCCATGAGGTGTCTCCACCAGTCCCGAGGCGCCCGCTAGGCGATTCGGTCCGATCTGGCGGTGACGTCAGTCACACTTGCAA is a window of Novosphingobium sp. THN1 DNA encoding:
- a CDS encoding adenylate cyclase is translated as MATAAINTVYPYSRDQRFFTRMAIGMAVFVVFAFGQWALRGMASPSTAPVWVHLHGVAMLSWLGMFVLQNQLALTGNIALHRKLGWVSLALVLFIAGLGMFTGRMAIELHRVPPFFSNAYFLALTHIGTALFAAMVIAAIAMRRETQWHRRLMMGAMILILEPAIGRLVPAPILGPTLTPIVEGAFQLFAVGLIAMHDLRETGSVHPATRFSALAVVVLFGVVMGLAVFPPFVSLAEGIAAAG